TGCGACATCAAATCTCGTTAGCATGATTGACTGTACCTGCTCAGTTGATGAAATTGATGTGGCGCAGTTTGATGCGATCGTTGTAGCAGGTGGGCAAGCCCCCATGTTTACCTTTGAGAAAGCAACCGCTTTGCATGATAAATTCGTTCAATTTTATGAAATGGGCAAAATTGCCAGTGCCCTTTGCCACGGCACTGCGATTCTGCGCTACGCCAAGCTTTCTAATGGGGAGTATTTAGCAAAAGGAAAGACTGTCACGGGATTTGCCAATGTGGAAGAAGATTTTGCAGATAAAGCCGTTTGGGAGATGAATCTTTTGCCGCGCGATCAGCATCTGATGCCTTGGCGAATAGAAGATGAACTAAAAAATATCGGGGCAAATTACGTTCAGGCCGGTTTATGGAAGGGCTTTGCTGTGCGAGATGGCAACCTGATTACCGGGCAGCAGAATTTTTCGGGCGCAGAAACAGCAAAGGCAGTAATTGAAGCCCTGGGACGGTAATGAGGAACATAATGAAGAAAGTAATGAAGATTACCTTTATTGGAGTTGGCAATGTGGGGGCTCCCCTAGCAGATCATCTGCAAAAGCTGGAACATTCAGTCACGATCGCCGCCCGGAACCCGAATTCTCCATCCGTACAAGCTGCTTTAAGCCGCAATGCCAGTTTTAAGGTGGAGCCACCGCTCGAAGCCGTGAAATCAGCAGAGGTTGTGTTTTTAGCCACGCCGTTTACAGCCAATGAAGCGGCTCTGTCAGAGGTTAGTTCTGCGCTAGAGGGCAAAATTTTAGTGGATTGCACCAACCCAGTGGGCGCAAATTTGACTCATGGATTGAAGAGTGAGCGATCGGGTGCTGAGGTTGTCCAGAGCTTTGTTCCTGCTGCCAGGGTCGTTAAGGCATTCACCATTTACGGATTTGAGAACTTTGAGGACAATATTTATCCAGGCTATGGCGACCTGAAACCAGCGATGTTGATCGCAGGTAATGATGGGATAGCCAAGCAAACCGTTTCTACGCTTTGCCAGGAATTAGGTTGGGAACCCGTTGATGTAGGAAACCTGTCCATGAGTTTGCATCTGGAACACATGACCCTGTTATGGATTCAGATGGCGCGGGTACAAGGATTGGGGTCTGGATTTGTTTGGGCAAGGCTACAGAAATAGGTTTAAAGGCTTAAAGAATGAAGGAAGCTCAAAACTCCATCACAGGCATTTGTCACTAACCAATCTCCGCAGCATCCTACGCAGAGAAAACAGCCATTCACAATCTATCAAGGTGGCACAACCCTGGAGGCGATCGCCAGGTTAATATGAGAGAGCGATCGTTTTATTTTATCAGCCCTTGTATGGGGAGACTTCCAATGACATTAGCTGAACTTATGTCACAAATTCAGGAGCTTCCAAAAATCGACAAGCTTCGATTGATGCAGTTTCTTGCCACAGAGCTAGTTCAGGCAGAAGACGCAAACTTCTTTGTTGCGAACCAAGAGTATCCTGTCTGGTCGCCTTATAATTGCTCAGAAGCTGCCAATGTTTTAATGAATCTTCTAGCGACAAAGCAGCAAGAACAGAATGGCTGATCCTCAAAGATTTCCATACAAGATTATTGACAGCAGTCTTGGTATGGTCGATAGAATGCCGTATTTGCCATTAACATTTAGCCTGAATAATCAATCCTTGGATGCTGAAGGCTTACTAGATACAGGTGCAAGCGTTAATGTTCTGCCATACGAGTTAGGACTACAGCTAGGTTTAATTTGGGAGAATGAAACGCTCTCGGTTGTACTAGCAGGTAACTTGGCTCGATTTGAAGCTCGTGCAGTCGTTGTTGATGCTCAAGTCAGTTCATTCCCAACAGTTAACCTTGCATTTGCCTGGACACAAGCAACTAATGTGCCTTTGATTTTAGGACAGGCTAATTTCTTTTTTGAGTTTGAGGCCTGTTTCTTCCGTGCGCGTTCTGAATTTGAGATTCGTCCTAAACAGATTGGCAGTGATATGTGAGGTACGGTCTAATAATCCCGTTGTGCAACAATCGTACAAAGCCTCTTCGTTGAAGCTGGGAGATTTTTAGCGACGGGTCAATGGGGTTGTTAGTCTCTACCATGCCCATGAGTTTGCACAGGCTTGCGCGATCGCTCTTGTATCAGTCAGATAGAGAGCTTGCTTGCCAGTATATTTTCGGCTGCGTGGTTGTCGCTAGGTTGGGGAGAGCGATCGCCTGCCTATCGTTTGGGTTGATGAAGGAAGCTCGAAACCTCTACCACAGGCAGACGAATTCTTGTCATGACTGCTAAAATATCTGACGGAAGAATAAGAAATTGCCCTCCTTGGGTTCGAGAATAACCAAGGAGGGATAAGGTGAGAAACGGTATGTGATCTCCTTTTTTCCAAGCGGGATTCAAGAGGGCTAGACCTTGGTGCGATCCACAGATCCGCTAGCTCTAGAAACCGGCTAGGTATACAGATCAGTTAGGCATACAGATCGGCGACGTAGTCGGCATAGCCGTTGTAGAGCAGAGAGGGCTGCTGTTCCCAGGAAAACTCAGAGCCAGGGCCAACCAAGCGTTCTGTCGCTTGCGACCAGCGGGGATGGGGGACATCCGGCTCCACATTCGATTCAAACTTGTATTCGTTGCCGTTGATGGTGTTCCAAAACGTGGCGGGCTGCTCGGCCACAAACTCAATGCCCACCACCGACTTGGCACCCTTAAAGCCATATTTCCAAGGCACCACCATGCGAATAGGAGCACCGTGCTGTTTCGGCAAGGTTTGCCCATAGGCTCCCACGGCGAAAAAGGCAAGGTCGTTAGCCATTTCTTCGATGCGCAGCCCTTCGGTGTAGGGCCAGGGTAGGAACGACGAACGCAGACCTGGGCCTTTGGTCACCTCGGAGTCGTAGTAGGAGGTGAAGCGGACGTATTTGGCGTCGCTGCTAGGTTCCACGGCCTCTAAGATGCGGCTCATGGGGAAGCCAATCCAGGGCACCACCATGGCCCAGGCTTCTACACAGCGGAAGCGGTAGACCCGTTCCTCTAGGGGAAAGTTGAGCAGGTCTTCTAAGCCGTAGGTGGTAGGATTCTTGACCAAACCGCCGACGTTCAGCGTCCAGGGATTGGTGGGTAAGGCCTGGGCATTTTGCCAGATGGACTTGGTGCCGCCAAATTCGTAGAAGTTATTGTAGGTGGCGGCAATTTGACGGCCGGTGATCGGGCGATCGCCCTCTCGAAAGTTGGCATTGGCTACGGCATTGAGATCCTGCACCCCTGCTAAGGGATCGCGATCGCGCTGGGTGGAGGCTTGGCAGGCTGTGAGCGGCGCTGCGGCAGCGATCGCCCCCAGACCAATCATAGATTTCATAAACTTACGCCGTCCCCAGAAGGCGGCTTCAGCGGTGACTGGCTGGTCGATCACCTGCCAGGGTTTTGGAATTCGAATCAAGACCATACTGCGTCCCCATCATCTGACTAATCCTCTGCGTCTTTATCTTGACGCAATCATCAGGATCTGGGCAATGGTCATGCTGGGGGCGACCACTGGGTCAGCAGCGCGTTGACCACCTGATCTAGCCCCACGGCCCGAGATGCCTTGAGTAGGTAGCGATCGCCGGGTTGAACGCTGTCTAGGAGATAGTCAATCACCTGCTTATGGGTCTCAAAGGCATGGCAGGGAATCGATCCAGCGCCGGCAATCAATGCATCTCGTTCCTCAGGATCGGCCAAGATCAGCACCTGGTCTAGCTTGAGCTGCTGGGCCACCTGACCCACCTGCTGGTGGAGGGCGGGCGATCGCTCTCCCAGCTCTTTCATGGTTCCCAAAATGGCAATGCGGCGCTGACCGGGCGTATCCGCTAGCAATTGCAGAGCTGCGGTCATGGATTCTACCCCCGCGTTGTAGGTTTCATCCAGCACCATCACATCCTGGGGCAAGCTATGGCAACGGGATCGCCCCTCGGGTAAGGTCACCGGCACCTCGTCACCGAGGGTTGTCCAATCCATACCCACTGCTTGGGCCACAGCCAGGGCCGCGAGGTAGTTGATGGCATTATGGCGACCGGGCAACGGCACAGCGATCGCCTTCCCCTGCACCCGCAGTTGTTCAGGAGCTGTCCATTCCCCCTGGAGATCGCCCCCGTCCAGACCGTAGGTGAGGACGCGACCGTTCCAGACCGTAGTGGCCGTGTCCATCAGCCGCTGGTTGTCGTGGTTGAGAATGGCTATGCCATCAGGACGGAGGTTGGCCAGCAGTTCGCACTTGGCATCGGCGATCGCCTGCTCCGAGCCTAGGCGACCAATGTGCGCCGTGCCGACATTGGTGATCACCGCAATATCGGGCTGGGCAATGTGGGTCAACAGGGCAATTTCCCCCGCCCCCCGCATCCCCATCTCCACCACCGCAAACTGATGCGCCGCCGTCAGTTCTAGCAACGTCTTGGGGACGCCAATTTCGTTGTTGTAGTTCGCGCGGGTTTTCAGCACCGCGCCTTGGGTGCCCAGCACCGCCGCAATCAGCTCCTTCGTCGTCGTTTTACCCACCGACCCCGTCACCGCCACGACGGGCCCTGGGAAACGCTGCCGCCAACCGCGACCCAAGGCTTGGTAGGCCGCCAGGGTATCCGGCACCACCCACAACGGCGCGGCTTCCAACCCTGGGGGAATCTGATCCACCACCGCTGCGATCGCCCCCTGGGCTAACACCTGGGCCACAAAGTCATGGCCATCAAAGCGATCGCCCCGCAGCGCCACAAACAGATCCCCCGGCTGTAGGGCACGGCTATCGGTAGTCACATGGGCGATCGCCTGATGTAGATCCAGGCTAGATGGGCAGATGGCAGATGGCAGGAGCGCATCGAGATCGGCCAGGGTAAAGGGTTTGACCATAGAGATTGCAACAACGGACAACAGTAGCAAGCGTAGCGACAGTAGCGAAGGGTGAACATGCCCCGCAGCCCAAGGACTGGAGAGCGATCGTCAAGGAGCGATCGTCAAGGTGAATCACTCTCCAATCCGTACGACCCATAATCTAGGTGCTATCATACCGCCCCTCTGGAGGCCTAGAGCAGGGTGCTGATGGTCTTGAAGATCGAAAGGTTCATCTACCCCTCATTGATCATCTCCGCAACTTCACGGAGTCTTCACTAAAAAATCATCATTTTTGGATAGATTTAACCGATGATATGACCGTGATCACCCTGAGGTTACCCTCTGCTGTAGTACCATATAGGGCACGATTATTCCTAACATCATCTTCTAAACCTTAATTCAGCCGCTCTTGTCAATCATCACATGGGTATAGTCATGAGGATCTGACTTGAGTTAAATTAATGAGCGCTTCTCCCACCATCAGGTTGAGCTAAAACACCTTCGCTATTTAGATTACGATCATTCACCCTCACTCCAGAACGAGCTCGTTCTGTCCACTCAGCTCATGAGCAGCTATAGCAGACCGATTGAATCTAGCGAACAGGCGTTGTATGACCACTTCTTGCAGTGGGTTGATTGCGAACCGCCAGAAGCCCTAATTCAGCGGTTCAAGGCACTATTCATTGATGGTGGAGCCTACAGCGATCGCGAGATATCCAAGGCCCTAGCGCAGATTGTTTGTTCGGGCTCGGCTGATGAAGAGTTTCGCTTTGTGGTGAATCGCTGTTGCCACATTTTAATTAACCGCTGGCAGGCGCGATCGCAGTTTCAGCCCGCCGTGCTGGACTTGATTGGCCTGTTCGATCAAGTGCAAGGGCGGCCAACATCAGGAGGGCTTTATCGCTCTCGCAGCACCCGCCGCTTGCAAGACTTGGTGGTTGATTTCACCAGCACCGAGCAATGCCTCACCCTCCGGCGCTTGGCCAGGGTCTTGAGCGAACACCTAGAGCCCAGTAGCTCTGGTTCCCAAGATTTAGGCATGTTGATTCCTCGCTATCCCTACCTCTACGAGCATTGTTTGCTGAATGACGATAGCGTTTCAGAACAAAAATCTACCGTTCGCAAGCTCCAAGCGGAACGTCAGCGCCAGTTTGAAGTAGACCTGAGCCGCTATGTAACGTCGATGGTGCGGCGATCGCCTACAATGTCTCCCACCGCCGCTGCGATCGCTGCACCAACGGTGCCAAATCCTACTCTCCTGGGCGATCGCGCCTTAGGGGGAGCGCTAAAGCATTATCTAGGGCGCGTAGATGGCTCCAATACCTATCGCGACCTAGCCCAAGGGTTTATGGCCCGCAGCCAGCATACGCCGTCCTACCGATTGTTTAAGAATGATTTGTTTGAATACATCACATCATCCGTCGATGGCGACTATGGGGCTCGGCAGTTTAGCAATCAGCTTTATCAACAGCTCCGAGTTGCCTCACCGGAAAATGACGATCGCCGTCTCAGTGATTTCCTGGTGGTGCGCACCTGTAGCCAGCTCCTGAACTTCTTGGTGGTCGAAAGTCCCCAAAATCCCCGACATTTTGTGTTCATGGATCTGATCAGCAACCTCGGCCCGGTGGTCACGGCTGGGCTGTTGCTGAAGATTGTGCTCATTTGCCGCAAGGTGAAGCCCTATCTAGAACGCCGCCTCTCAATTTTGTTCAACCATTATGAAAGCTGTGAACAGGGGACGGTGCAGTGGCTCGTTCAGGTACTTGAAACTATGAACCTAGCCCTCTGTCTACATTTCGGCAATATTGACCTATCGTTCATTCGCTAGTGCCGGCACCATCTGTAGCGATTGTAGCGATTGTCTTGAACGTCAAAAAGCAGAGCAAACCTATCGAGGTGTTGCTGAATGGCAGCATGATGCCGGGCGTTGCTGAATGAGGCTATGGAATCGGAATGCGAGCAAGATGCTCACCCTGCCTTGTGAATGAAGGGTGAGCGAGACGCTCACGGTTCGCTAGCGCCAAGCCTCTCGCGATTCAGCAACGCCTGATGCCGCAGCAGCGAAGCGATCGCTAAAGGTGAGTCAGTTTATTTAACCTGAGTTCGGGATAAGCTGAAAGCCTCTTTCTCTCTTGGGCTGAGATCTTGATTCTTTCATCCAACAGGCTGAAAAATCCCCTTAACCCGAACTCACGTTATTTAATGGATTGATGATTCTTTAGAACGCAGATGGTTCTTTAGAACGTACAGGATAGTATTTCTGGCTCTTATCTTCAGTCTTAGGAATTTGAGCAAAGATATAATACATGATGAGGCTCAAAACCATCATTTCACCGCCATCCTCAACGATCGCTAAGGTATTCTCCAAGAGAAAACTAATCAGGGGCTGAGGGAAACTAGTCGTCATGACGTGAACCATATCGACACCTACTGCAAAGAAGACGAAGATTGCCATAAGCCATAGGGTTCTTTGGCTAAAGCGTTTAAACTCGGCCGAACCGCTTTTGTACGTTAGTGCAATGATGACAAAGAACAGCAGCGCCGCAGACGCAGCATACACCATCTCTCCGTAGTCAACAGGTCTTAAGGCTAGCCACCTTGTAAAGCCTAGCTGTGAAGCTATCATGCCACCGCCCGTTTCATGAAGCCCAAAATAATCATCGAGCAGCAAAAACGTAAAGAAACCTGACCAAGCAAGATAAGATTTTCCCTGCTTTAATCCTAAATAAATTAGGACAATAGCAATCCAGAAGAATTTAATGTACTGGAACATTTCTGGATAGGAGCGATCGCGATCTAGAAAAAACATGTCATTGGGCACTGGCAAGAGAGATGCAATGACATGGGCCACAATAAACCCTAAATCTGTCAGCAGCAGTAAGCTGAGAAGCGGTTCAAGATATATGTTTTTTAGCTTCATCCTAATTCAATTTCCAGGGATTAAGGTTGTCCAATTTCAGGTGCATCCGAAGAAGCACCCATAACCTCACGTTAACCTAGATTTAATGTAAAAGACTTTTTAGTCGTTGGAGTCCGTATAACTTTATTGAAAATTCAAATCGTCACAGGAGCGACCCAGGCAGGTGTCTAGGCGGGAGCGCTGGCACCGACGCCATGCAACAGGCTGCGGAAGCATCCCGCTATTCAGCAACGCCGGATCGTTGAGTTGATTGCAAACTTAGGCTATGACTAGGCTTGCCGCAGCCGCAAGACTAGAATCTGGGTGACTTGGGCCTCATCAAAGTTGTCGTCACTGATGAGGATCAGGCTTTGGCTACCGTCGGGGAGGCGGGGCCCGAGGGTCATGCCTTCGAGGTTGTCGAGGGTGAGATCGAGGGTGGTGAGGTCGAAGAGGGGCTGTTTGCGAATGGCTTCGATGCCATCAACCGAGGCGCTGAGCGATTCTAGACCCGAGATGTCGGTGGCGCTACCGGTGGCCAGTTGAAACAATGTTGCGCCAAATCCCGCCAGACCGAGGGTGCGTTCTAGGCTAAGGAAATGACCGGCTTGGTCGAGGGTGATCAGTTCCACCAGGCCATGGATGACGGTATTGGGCGGATCGGTATCGAGAAGGTAGAGGTGCTCGGCAATGAGGGTGGATTGACCATCGCCGACCAGATAGTGCAGAAAGCGGTTGCGGCTCTGGGTGCTGTCGGGGTCATCATTGAGGAGGCGTTCGAGTTCCGAGGTGGTTTGGCTGGGCTGCAAGTCTTGGTGTAGGGCTGACTCGGTAGCCACGAACAGGCGAAAGGGTTCTAGCCAGGCGGTGCTGTAGCCACCGGGATTAATCGTCAGGGCTTCAAAGCCAAGGTTGTCGCGCACGCCCTGGGGTTGATCATCGACGTCCTGCGGTAGGTAGCGATCGGGGATGGGCAGTTGGCTGAGCCACTCACCGGTTTCCAGGTCAAATTCTTGCACTGAGGGCGGAATGGCTTGGCGATCGCTGCCTTCGCTGGAGATAAAAACAGACGATCGCGGCGAGAGGGCGATGCCTTCTGGGTCGATGGTGTTGGCAGCAAAGAGCTCTCCTTCACGGTTGTGCAGCAGGGTGACGTTTTCGACGGTGACTTGGTCGAGCGTCGGTGTGCCTTCCCCATCGGTGCCGATCGCCATCTTTAGGGTATAGAAGCGAGCTGGGGCAAGGATGCTGCGATCGTCGGAGATGGCATAGAAGCGATCGCGTTGACGATCATAGGTGATCCCAGACAAGCCTCCCACTGGGGTATCGTCTACGACGGTGGCGGGGAGCTGGTAGTGACCCAAAATATCGACAGCGAGAGGGAGAA
This sequence is a window from Leptolyngbya sp. CCY15150. Protein-coding genes within it:
- a CDS encoding type 1 glutamine amidotransferase domain-containing protein, producing MSLKNVNSVNPNHKKRVAIVISNPAVSVTTGWPVGFWWSELTHSYYELTEVGYSVEVFSPEGGKCEPDAMSDPRDPSGYSASDLISMGFIATSNLVSMIDCTCSVDEIDVAQFDAIVVAGGQAPMFTFEKATALHDKFVQFYEMGKIASALCHGTAILRYAKLSNGEYLAKGKTVTGFANVEEDFADKAVWEMNLLPRDQHLMPWRIEDELKNIGANYVQAGLWKGFAVRDGNLITGQQNFSGAETAKAVIEALGR
- a CDS encoding NADPH-dependent F420 reductase — translated: MKKVMKITFIGVGNVGAPLADHLQKLEHSVTIAARNPNSPSVQAALSRNASFKVEPPLEAVKSAEVVFLATPFTANEAALSEVSSALEGKILVDCTNPVGANLTHGLKSERSGAEVVQSFVPAARVVKAFTIYGFENFEDNIYPGYGDLKPAMLIAGNDGIAKQTVSTLCQELGWEPVDVGNLSMSLHLEHMTLLWIQMARVQGLGSGFVWARLQK
- a CDS encoding aspartyl protease family protein, which translates into the protein MADPQRFPYKIIDSSLGMVDRMPYLPLTFSLNNQSLDAEGLLDTGASVNVLPYELGLQLGLIWENETLSVVLAGNLARFEARAVVVDAQVSSFPTVNLAFAWTQATNVPLILGQANFFFEFEACFFRARSEFEIRPKQIGSDM
- the msrP gene encoding protein-methionine-sulfoxide reductase catalytic subunit MsrP; translated protein: MVLIRIPKPWQVIDQPVTAEAAFWGRRKFMKSMIGLGAIAAAAPLTACQASTQRDRDPLAGVQDLNAVANANFREGDRPITGRQIAATYNNFYEFGGTKSIWQNAQALPTNPWTLNVGGLVKNPTTYGLEDLLNFPLEERVYRFRCVEAWAMVVPWIGFPMSRILEAVEPSSDAKYVRFTSYYDSEVTKGPGLRSSFLPWPYTEGLRIEEMANDLAFFAVGAYGQTLPKQHGAPIRMVVPWKYGFKGAKSVVGIEFVAEQPATFWNTINGNEYKFESNVEPDVPHPRWSQATERLVGPGSEFSWEQQPSLLYNGYADYVADLYA
- the murF gene encoding UDP-N-acetylmuramoyl-tripeptide--D-alanyl-D-alanine ligase, yielding MVKPFTLADLDALLPSAICPSSLDLHQAIAHVTTDSRALQPGDLFVALRGDRFDGHDFVAQVLAQGAIAAVVDQIPPGLEAAPLWVVPDTLAAYQALGRGWRQRFPGPVVAVTGSVGKTTTKELIAAVLGTQGAVLKTRANYNNEIGVPKTLLELTAAHQFAVVEMGMRGAGEIALLTHIAQPDIAVITNVGTAHIGRLGSEQAIADAKCELLANLRPDGIAILNHDNQRLMDTATTVWNGRVLTYGLDGGDLQGEWTAPEQLRVQGKAIAVPLPGRHNAINYLAALAVAQAVGMDWTTLGDEVPVTLPEGRSRCHSLPQDVMVLDETYNAGVESMTAALQLLADTPGQRRIAILGTMKELGERSPALHQQVGQVAQQLKLDQVLILADPEERDALIAGAGSIPCHAFETHKQVIDYLLDSVQPGDRYLLKASRAVGLDQVVNALLTQWSPPA
- a CDS encoding esterase-like activity of phytase family protein, with translation MNPQHWQAGQRLTQAFMAVVLAIALGLTSCAIPQVQAEDRLFLPLAVDILGHYQLPATVVDDTPVGGLSGITYDRQRDRFYAISDDRSILAPARFYTLKMAIGTDGEGTPTLDQVTVENVTLLHNREGELFAANTIDPEGIALSPRSSVFISSEGSDRQAIPPSVQEFDLETGEWLSQLPIPDRYLPQDVDDQPQGVRDNLGFEALTINPGGYSTAWLEPFRLFVATESALHQDLQPSQTTSELERLLNDDPDSTQSRNRFLHYLVGDGQSTLIAEHLYLLDTDPPNTVIHGLVELITLDQAGHFLSLERTLGLAGFGATLFQLATGSATDISGLESLSASVDGIEAIRKQPLFDLTTLDLTLDNLEGMTLGPRLPDGSQSLILISDDNFDEAQVTQILVLRLRQA